One Micromonospora eburnea genomic region harbors:
- a CDS encoding oxygenase MpaB family protein — translation MDTDDLGLFGPGSVTWKVHAEPILIVAGLRSLYLQALHPRAMAGVAQNSNYRVDAWGRLVRTADYVATAVYGTTAEAEAAGRRLRTLHARMRATDPFTGERFRIDDPELLRWVHVAEVESFVSTARRAGLALTDAEVDAYYTEQRRVAALVGLDPADVPGTAAEVADYYRRIRPDLRMTKEAAETALFLTAPPIPWKLSLPVKLGLHLGPPRWAYLGIAGTALALLPAWARRLYGGLGLPTTALSADLSVRALRLALTALPRRYRVGPIQQAAKDRAARLGLAA, via the coding sequence GTGGACACCGATGACCTCGGCCTGTTCGGTCCGGGATCGGTCACGTGGAAGGTGCACGCGGAGCCGATCCTGATCGTCGCCGGCCTGCGTTCGCTCTACCTCCAGGCGTTGCACCCGCGCGCGATGGCCGGAGTCGCCCAGAACAGCAACTACCGCGTCGACGCGTGGGGCCGGCTGGTCCGGACCGCCGATTACGTGGCGACGGCGGTCTACGGCACCACGGCGGAGGCCGAGGCGGCCGGGCGCCGGCTGCGTACGCTGCACGCTCGGATGCGGGCCACCGACCCGTTCACCGGTGAACGGTTCCGGATCGACGACCCGGAGCTGCTGCGCTGGGTGCACGTCGCCGAGGTCGAGTCGTTCGTCAGCACCGCCCGTCGGGCCGGGCTCGCGCTGACCGACGCCGAGGTCGACGCGTACTACACCGAGCAACGCCGGGTTGCGGCCCTGGTCGGGCTGGACCCGGCCGACGTGCCGGGCACCGCCGCCGAGGTGGCCGACTACTACCGGCGGATCCGGCCGGACCTGCGGATGACGAAGGAGGCGGCCGAGACCGCCCTCTTCCTGACCGCCCCGCCGATCCCGTGGAAGCTCAGCCTGCCGGTGAAGCTCGGGCTGCACCTCGGCCCACCGCGCTGGGCGTACCTGGGAATCGCCGGCACCGCGCTGGCGCTGCTACCGGCCTGGGCCCGCCGGCTGTACGGCGGCCTGGGCCTGCCCACCACCGCGCTGTCGGCGGATCTGAGCGTCCGCGCGCTACGGCTGGCCCTGACGGCGCTGCCGCGCCGCTACCGGGTCGGGCCGATCCAGCAGGCCGCGAAGGACCGTGCCGCCCGGCTCGGCCTCGCTGCGTAG
- a CDS encoding TrmH family RNA methyltransferase has translation MTDDQLDVGVGPWPGDPPDDPRYDPELLAEGDRRNVVDRYRYWRQEAVVADLDRRRHDFHVAIENWQHDFNIGTVVRNANAFLAAEVHIVGRRRWNRRGAMVTDRYQHVRHHPTIEEFVAWAAAERLPVVGIDNLPGSKPLETSVLPRRCVLLFGQEGPGLSDMARAACDQLFSIAQYGSTRSINAGVASGIAMHAWIRAYAGPPPD, from the coding sequence GTGACCGACGACCAGCTCGACGTGGGTGTGGGGCCGTGGCCCGGCGACCCGCCGGACGATCCACGGTACGACCCGGAGCTGCTCGCCGAGGGCGACCGGCGCAACGTGGTGGACCGCTACCGCTACTGGCGGCAGGAGGCCGTGGTGGCCGACCTGGACCGGCGCCGGCACGACTTCCACGTGGCCATCGAAAACTGGCAGCACGACTTCAACATCGGCACGGTGGTCCGCAACGCCAACGCCTTCCTCGCCGCGGAGGTGCACATCGTCGGGCGGCGGCGGTGGAACCGGCGTGGAGCCATGGTGACCGACCGCTACCAGCACGTCCGGCACCATCCCACGATCGAGGAGTTCGTCGCCTGGGCGGCGGCGGAGCGGTTGCCGGTGGTCGGCATCGACAACCTGCCCGGCTCGAAGCCGCTGGAGACGAGCGTCCTCCCCCGGCGCTGCGTCCTCCTCTTCGGCCAGGAGGGGCCGGGGCTGTCCGACATGGCCCGAGCCGCCTGCGACCAGCTCTTCTCCATCGCCCAGTACGGCTCGACCCGGTCGATCAACGCCGGGGTGGCCAGCGGCATCGCCATGCACGCCTGGATCCGCGCCTACGCCGGGCCGCCGCCGGACTGA
- a CDS encoding MarC family protein: protein MDLKLFGAVFVTLLVIVDPPGMLPIFLALTGPLPARDRNRAAWQAVALALGVIVVFAVAGQTLLAYLHVSLPALQAAGGLLLVLVALELLTGKADEPSQQSTSNVALVPLGTPLLAGPGAIVATMLFVQRAGAFTDYLAIALAIMGVMATVWVALRFSGVIVKILRPGGIEVLTRIAGLLLAAIAVQLIADAVAAFVTQYVTTH from the coding sequence GTGGATCTCAAGCTCTTCGGCGCGGTCTTCGTGACCCTGCTGGTGATCGTCGACCCGCCCGGCATGCTGCCCATCTTCCTCGCGCTCACCGGGCCGCTGCCCGCGCGTGACCGGAACCGGGCCGCCTGGCAGGCCGTCGCGCTGGCGCTCGGGGTGATCGTGGTCTTCGCCGTGGCCGGGCAGACCCTCCTCGCCTACCTGCACGTCTCCCTTCCGGCGTTGCAGGCCGCCGGTGGGCTGCTGCTGGTGCTGGTCGCGTTGGAGCTGTTGACCGGCAAGGCCGACGAACCGAGCCAGCAGAGCACCTCCAACGTCGCCCTGGTGCCGCTGGGCACCCCGCTGCTGGCCGGGCCGGGTGCCATCGTCGCCACCATGCTCTTCGTGCAGCGGGCCGGGGCGTTCACCGACTACCTCGCGATCGCCCTCGCGATCATGGGGGTGATGGCCACGGTCTGGGTGGCGTTGCGCTTCTCCGGTGTGATCGTCAAGATCCTCCGGCCGGGCGGCATCGAGGTGCTGACCCGGATCGCCGGTCTGCTGCTGGCCGCCATCGCGGTGCAGCTCATCGCCGACGCGGTGGCCGCCTTCGTGACCCAGTACGTCACCACGCACTGA
- a CDS encoding DUF6758 family protein has translation MSCPRCGGSVRGPDLMHGESRCLRCGPVPPLHVPEHIGAEILASVVERVAADAGPAGRPGVPLWCPWPLPTGWTLSGVAWAGDDPGGVRATAVACAGPAPLDGGPADLLFVAEEPGVGLGSRFAGLPGPDPGPQVAEALAEPGPGHPERVPRAKIRVGGHPTPLWLVNSPTDRSAYAGEARGMWLHAIAWPASAGHLLAEEVVLHDLTEWTPPELVYGAPSPYLHGRA, from the coding sequence ATGAGTTGCCCGCGGTGCGGTGGGTCGGTCCGCGGGCCGGACCTGATGCACGGTGAGTCGCGGTGCCTGCGTTGCGGTCCGGTGCCACCGCTGCACGTGCCCGAGCACATCGGTGCCGAGATCCTGGCCAGCGTCGTCGAGCGGGTGGCCGCCGACGCCGGTCCGGCCGGCCGGCCGGGCGTACCGCTGTGGTGCCCGTGGCCGCTGCCCACCGGGTGGACGCTGAGCGGGGTGGCCTGGGCCGGGGACGATCCGGGCGGGGTGCGCGCCACCGCGGTGGCCTGCGCCGGTCCGGCTCCGCTCGACGGCGGACCGGCCGACCTTCTCTTCGTGGCCGAGGAGCCGGGCGTCGGGCTGGGCTCCCGGTTCGCCGGGCTACCCGGTCCCGACCCGGGGCCGCAGGTCGCGGAGGCTCTGGCGGAGCCCGGCCCAGGCCATCCGGAGCGGGTGCCGCGCGCGAAGATCCGGGTCGGCGGCCACCCGACTCCACTGTGGCTCGTCAACTCCCCGACTGATCGAAGCGCGTACGCCGGCGAGGCTCGGGGAATGTGGCTTCATGCGATAGCCTGGCCGGCGAGTGCGGGTCACCTCCTCGCGGAAGAAGTCGTGCTGCACGACCTCACTGAGTGGACTCCGCCCGAACTCGTGTACGGCGCACCATCTCCGTACCTGCACGGACGGGCCTGA
- a CDS encoding DUF2231 domain-containing protein: MFREVNGLPLHVLVIHAVVVLVPLLALLSVAYGVLPRWRSRLDWAVAGLAVVTPIATFVAKESGEAFEEAQRQRGLGGEFLRKIEEHSEYGDTLFWFTIGLAVAALLLLLVTSGLTRVRSLPRWLAQVLTAVVVVLAVFALVYVFLAGDSGAEVVWGGTL, encoded by the coding sequence GTGTTCAGGGAAGTCAACGGCCTGCCGCTTCACGTCCTGGTCATACACGCCGTCGTGGTGCTGGTGCCGCTGCTGGCGCTGCTCTCCGTCGCGTACGGGGTGCTGCCCCGGTGGCGGTCCCGGCTCGACTGGGCGGTGGCGGGCCTTGCCGTGGTGACTCCGATCGCCACCTTCGTGGCGAAGGAATCCGGCGAGGCGTTCGAGGAGGCTCAGCGGCAGCGGGGCCTCGGTGGCGAGTTCCTCAGGAAGATCGAGGAGCACTCCGAGTACGGTGACACCCTGTTCTGGTTCACCATCGGGCTGGCGGTGGCGGCGCTGCTGCTCCTGCTGGTGACCAGCGGCCTGACCCGGGTGCGCAGCCTGCCCCGCTGGCTGGCCCAGGTGCTGACCGCGGTGGTGGTCGTCCTCGCGGTCTTCGCGCTGGTGTACGTCTTCCTGGCCGGTGACAGCGGTGCCGAGGTCGTCTGGGGCGGAACGCTCTGA
- a CDS encoding TolB family protein, producing MTDDELERALRDTFARQVAAPRPLAADPAGVAVRRARRSGHRRTLAGLALAGVATVLVSTGMAPFGTSAGREGPPTVVLGDPRGFSPSPLTTESTVEPPTAGPVRPELDMIVGSWLYTNGGERRELTGVSAVDQAQRVSDDGGWLLTSSVTAAGRTLWWVPQKGGAPQVLLAGADEVAVAADGRRVAWRDGPQLFVAGMVAGHFFTTTQTAAPAGAVPVGFAGDAVLVRQPDRGGFRVWRAPFDGRLGTANRDVLNVYGVLPDGRVVGQVSAGTPRRPCLALLDPARDLAPVRTGCGLDLATDGHGEVSIDGRWLLVNAARNDALLVDLNTFGPGVSARPAGPTVVGAVRWARSGGALHVDATGGLVRVRPEQVAAGEQPTATPVDGVAPGDRPVVVADPRP from the coding sequence GTGACCGACGACGAGTTGGAGCGGGCGCTGCGGGACACCTTCGCCCGCCAGGTCGCCGCGCCGCGACCGCTCGCCGCCGACCCGGCCGGCGTGGCCGTCCGCCGGGCCCGCCGCAGCGGCCATCGCCGTACGCTGGCCGGGCTCGCCCTGGCCGGGGTGGCCACGGTGCTGGTCAGCACCGGCATGGCCCCGTTCGGCACATCGGCCGGCCGTGAGGGCCCGCCCACCGTGGTCCTCGGCGACCCGCGCGGATTCTCGCCTTCTCCGCTCACCACCGAGTCCACCGTCGAGCCCCCCACGGCCGGCCCGGTCCGCCCCGAACTCGACATGATCGTGGGCTCCTGGCTCTACACGAACGGTGGCGAACGACGGGAGCTGACCGGGGTGAGCGCCGTCGATCAGGCGCAGCGCGTCTCCGACGACGGGGGCTGGCTGCTCACCTCGTCGGTCACCGCGGCCGGCCGTACCCTCTGGTGGGTCCCGCAGAAGGGCGGGGCGCCGCAGGTCCTGCTCGCCGGCGCGGACGAGGTCGCGGTCGCCGCGGACGGACGTCGGGTCGCCTGGCGCGACGGCCCGCAGCTCTTCGTCGCCGGCATGGTCGCCGGGCACTTCTTCACGACCACCCAGACGGCGGCCCCGGCGGGGGCCGTGCCGGTCGGGTTCGCCGGCGACGCGGTGCTGGTCCGGCAGCCCGACCGGGGCGGGTTCCGGGTCTGGCGCGCGCCGTTCGACGGCCGGCTGGGCACCGCGAACCGCGACGTCCTCAACGTGTACGGGGTGCTGCCCGACGGCCGGGTGGTCGGCCAGGTCTCGGCCGGCACGCCCCGGCGGCCCTGTCTGGCCCTGCTCGACCCGGCCCGGGATCTCGCCCCGGTCCGGACCGGCTGCGGCCTGGACCTCGCCACCGACGGCCATGGCGAGGTCTCCATCGACGGCCGGTGGCTGCTGGTCAACGCCGCGCGGAACGACGCGCTCCTCGTCGACCTGAACACGTTCGGCCCCGGCGTGTCGGCCCGGCCCGCCGGGCCGACGGTGGTCGGGGCGGTGAGGTGGGCCCGGTCGGGCGGTGCCCTGCACGTCGACGCCACCGGAGGGCTGGTCCGGGTCCGCCCCGAGCAGGTGGCGGCCGGCGAGCAGCCGACCGCCACGCCGGTCGACGGCGTGGCCCCCGGTGACCGGCCGGTCGTGGTGGCAGACCCCCGCCCCTGA
- a CDS encoding Fur family transcriptional regulator codes for MSSGEELLRSRGLRVTRPRLAVLDVLADGGHLEVDEITRRVRERLDSVSTQAVYDVLAALSRAGLSRRIEPAGSPARYEARAGDNHHHVVCRGCGEIADIDCATGSAPCLDPNTAHGFEVDEAEVTFWGLCPACQTRRSVDD; via the coding sequence ATGTCCAGCGGTGAGGAACTGCTCCGGTCGAGGGGCCTGCGGGTCACCCGACCGCGCCTCGCCGTGCTCGACGTCCTCGCCGACGGCGGCCACCTGGAGGTCGACGAGATCACCCGCCGGGTCCGGGAGCGGCTCGACTCGGTCTCCACGCAGGCCGTGTACGACGTGCTCGCCGCGCTCTCCCGGGCCGGGCTCTCCCGCCGCATCGAACCGGCGGGCAGTCCCGCCCGCTATGAGGCGCGCGCCGGGGACAACCACCACCACGTGGTGTGCCGCGGCTGCGGCGAGATCGCCGACATCGACTGCGCGACCGGCAGCGCCCCCTGCCTCGACCCGAACACGGCACACGGCTTCGAGGTGGACGAGGCCGAGGTGACCTTCTGGGGTCTCTGCCCCGCGTGCCAGACCCGCCGCTCCGTCGACGACTGA
- a CDS encoding PH domain-containing protein, with protein sequence MGSPAGPPFDPDDPDRERRERDTEPIPRIDPDDAGYGGGPSFSDDAGYGDVPGFAGEGQPGRAWIRDPEGGYQPPQISEEELSGLRVDASGMAPRRVLPLEDEPSSLVARYLFPTERYRGEWKRHWIHLSTPIIIGVAATFVLGYLSGFLAGRNVGALTTVAVLLWFAVMGWVAWRVADWWYDRFILTNKRVMVVNGIITRKVAMMPLARVTDMKYEQTPAGRALNYGTFVLESAGQDQALREIKNLPNPNELYLRVVEEMYEPQAVEARLGKEADEAKADDGA encoded by the coding sequence ATGGGAAGCCCCGCCGGTCCGCCCTTCGACCCTGACGATCCCGACCGCGAGCGCCGGGAGCGCGACACCGAGCCGATCCCCCGGATCGACCCGGACGATGCCGGCTACGGCGGTGGCCCGTCCTTTTCGGACGACGCCGGCTATGGCGACGTGCCGGGATTCGCCGGCGAGGGTCAACCCGGGCGGGCCTGGATCCGCGACCCGGAGGGCGGCTACCAGCCGCCGCAGATCTCCGAGGAGGAGCTGTCCGGGCTGCGGGTCGACGCCTCCGGCATGGCTCCCCGTCGGGTGCTGCCGCTGGAGGACGAGCCCAGCTCGCTGGTGGCCCGCTATCTCTTCCCCACCGAGCGCTACCGGGGTGAGTGGAAGCGGCACTGGATCCACCTCTCCACGCCGATCATCATCGGCGTGGCAGCCACCTTCGTCCTCGGCTACCTCTCCGGCTTCCTCGCCGGGCGCAACGTCGGGGCGCTGACCACCGTCGCGGTGCTGCTCTGGTTCGCCGTGATGGGCTGGGTCGCCTGGCGGGTCGCGGACTGGTGGTACGACCGCTTCATCCTCACCAACAAACGGGTGATGGTGGTCAACGGCATCATCACCCGGAAGGTGGCGATGATGCCGCTGGCTCGGGTCACCGACATGAAGTACGAGCAGACCCCGGCCGGGCGGGCGCTCAACTACGGCACCTTCGTGCTGGAGTCCGCCGGCCAGGACCAGGCCCTCCGCGAGATCAAGAACCTGCCCAACCCGAACGAGCTCTACCTGCGCGTCGTCGAAGAGATGTACGAGCCGCAGGCGGTCGAGGCCCGGTTGGGCAAGGAGGCGGACGAGGCCAAGGCGGACGACGGGGCCTGA
- a CDS encoding SigE family RNA polymerase sigma factor: MASRDPLEEEFREFVAARSSALLRTAYLLAGDWATAEDLLQTALTKTYLAWKRLGGIEAIEPYARRVMVNTSTSWWRRRWHGERPTEVLPERAGVDEIEQQLDRDALWRHLQALPARQRAVLVLRFYEDLSEAQTAALLEISPGTVKSQTSRALNTLRRRLGSAAALGLPAEPEATPAPAPRTPSTPRAVPPPAVRPPVVRPAPLPTGPAIARPATSVPVETR, encoded by the coding sequence GTGGCGAGCAGGGACCCGCTGGAGGAGGAGTTCCGCGAGTTCGTCGCGGCCCGGTCCAGCGCACTGCTGCGTACCGCGTATCTGCTGGCCGGCGACTGGGCGACGGCCGAGGACCTGCTCCAGACGGCGCTGACCAAGACGTACCTGGCCTGGAAGCGGCTCGGCGGGATCGAGGCCATCGAGCCGTACGCCCGCCGGGTCATGGTCAACACCTCGACGAGTTGGTGGCGGCGTCGCTGGCACGGTGAACGCCCGACCGAGGTGCTGCCCGAGCGGGCCGGCGTCGACGAGATCGAGCAGCAGCTCGACCGGGACGCCCTCTGGCGGCACCTTCAGGCCCTTCCGGCCCGGCAGCGGGCCGTACTGGTCCTCCGGTTCTACGAGGACCTGTCCGAGGCGCAGACCGCCGCCCTGCTGGAGATCTCCCCGGGCACCGTGAAGAGTCAGACCTCGCGAGCGCTGAACACACTGCGCCGCCGGCTGGGCTCCGCGGCAGCCCTCGGTCTGCCGGCCGAGCCGGAGGCGACGCCGGCACCCGCGCCGCGTACGCCGTCGACGCCCCGCGCCGTGCCGCCGCCCGCCGTGCGCCCGCCGGTGGTCCGGCCGGCCCCACTACCCACCGGCCCGGCCATCGCCCGCCCCGCCACCAGCGTGCCGGTGGAGACCCGATGA
- the trxA gene encoding thioredoxin, translating into MATVELTTANFEEVTERDGIVLLDFWADWCGPCKRFAPVYERSSEKHPDIVFGKVDTEAQQELGARFNISSIPTVMAIKDGVIVFAQPGALPESALENLIEQVEKLDMDEVRKQMAAQGHKH; encoded by the coding sequence ATGGCAACGGTTGAGCTGACCACGGCCAACTTCGAAGAGGTGACCGAGCGCGACGGCATCGTCCTGCTCGACTTCTGGGCCGACTGGTGTGGCCCGTGCAAGCGCTTCGCCCCGGTCTACGAGCGCTCGTCCGAGAAGCACCCGGACATCGTCTTCGGCAAGGTCGACACGGAGGCGCAGCAGGAGCTGGGGGCCAGGTTCAATATCAGCTCGATCCCCACGGTGATGGCGATCAAGGACGGCGTCATCGTCTTCGCGCAGCCCGGCGCCCTGCCCGAGTCCGCGCTGGAGAACCTCATCGAGCAGGTCGAGAAGCTGGACATGGACGAGGTCCGTAAGCAGATGGCCGCGCAGGGCCACAAGCACTGA
- a CDS encoding MaoC family dehydratase produces the protein MQFGRYYEEFEVGAVYRHWPGKTVTEYDDHLFCLLTMNHHPLHMDAHYAGSATQFKRNVVVGNYIYSLLLGMSVPDVSGKAIANLEVESLRHVAPTFHGDTIYGETTVLDKRESSSKSDRGVVAVETRGYNQDGTLVCVFRRKVMVPKKEYAAAAVPEGVDPERPSFPEPR, from the coding sequence ATGCAGTTCGGCCGCTACTACGAGGAGTTCGAGGTCGGCGCGGTCTACCGGCACTGGCCGGGCAAGACGGTCACCGAGTACGACGACCACCTCTTCTGCCTGCTGACCATGAACCACCACCCGCTGCACATGGACGCCCACTACGCCGGGTCGGCGACCCAGTTCAAGCGCAACGTGGTGGTCGGCAACTACATCTACTCGCTGCTCCTGGGCATGTCGGTGCCGGACGTCAGCGGCAAGGCGATCGCCAACCTGGAGGTCGAGTCCCTGCGGCACGTCGCCCCCACCTTCCACGGCGACACCATCTACGGCGAGACGACGGTGCTGGACAAGCGGGAGTCCTCCTCGAAGTCGGACCGCGGTGTGGTGGCCGTGGAGACCCGGGGCTACAACCAGGACGGCACCCTGGTCTGCGTCTTCCGCCGCAAGGTGATGGTGCCCAAGAAGGAGTACGCGGCCGCGGCCGTGCCCGAGGGGGTCGACCCGGAGCGGCCCAGCTTCCCTGAGCCGCGCTGA
- a CDS encoding PHP domain-containing protein — translation MTVAARIDLHAHSTASDGTLSPVELVRAAADTGLDVVAITDHDTTAGWDAAVGALPAGLTLVRGAEISCRWFGVEPAIPLHLLAYLFDPDEPELVAELARVRRAREERGERIVRLLQADGIDVSWPEILAGAAGGTVGRPHIAQALIRAGLVATTTEAFAPDWLGERYRLPKEDIDVFRAVALIRAAGGVPVFAHPRASRRGRTVPDEVIAALAAAGLAGLEADHEDHTPAERAHVRRLAAELGLLVTGSSDFHGTHKTVQLGAHTTDPETYERLVALASGVTPVASE, via the coding sequence GTGACCGTTGCCGCCCGGATCGACCTGCACGCCCACTCCACCGCCAGCGACGGCACCCTCAGCCCGGTCGAACTGGTCCGGGCGGCCGCCGACACCGGCCTCGACGTCGTCGCGATCACCGACCATGACACCACCGCCGGCTGGGACGCCGCGGTCGGCGCGCTGCCGGCCGGGCTCACCCTGGTCCGCGGCGCGGAGATCTCCTGCCGCTGGTTCGGCGTCGAACCGGCGATCCCGCTGCACCTGCTCGCGTACCTCTTCGACCCGGACGAGCCGGAGCTGGTCGCGGAGCTGGCCCGGGTCCGGCGGGCCCGGGAGGAACGCGGCGAGCGGATCGTACGGTTGTTGCAGGCCGACGGCATCGACGTGAGCTGGCCGGAGATCCTGGCCGGCGCGGCCGGCGGGACGGTCGGCCGGCCGCACATCGCCCAGGCGCTGATCCGCGCCGGGCTGGTGGCCACCACCACGGAGGCGTTCGCGCCCGACTGGCTGGGGGAGCGGTACCGGCTGCCCAAGGAGGACATCGACGTGTTCCGGGCGGTGGCGCTGATCCGGGCGGCCGGCGGGGTGCCGGTCTTCGCCCACCCCCGGGCCTCCCGGCGTGGTCGGACCGTGCCGGACGAGGTGATCGCGGCGCTGGCGGCGGCCGGGCTGGCCGGTCTGGAGGCCGACCACGAGGACCACACACCGGCCGAGCGGGCGCACGTCCGCAGGCTCGCTGCGGAGCTGGGCCTGCTGGTCACCGGGTCGTCGGACTTCCACGGGACGCACAAGACCGTCCAACTCGGCGCGCACACCACCGACCCCGAGACGTACGAGCGCCTTGTCGCACTGGCCAGCGGGGTGACCCCGGTCGCTTCGGAGTGA
- a CDS encoding RecB family exonuclease, whose product MPERLFVCTPSKLGAYADCPRRYRYSYVDRPAPPKGPPWAHNSLGASVHTALKNWYALAPDRRRPEVLGTLLKGTWVREGYRDDEQERDAFRRALAWLESYVAGLDPADEPVGVERVVAVKTGVLAFNGRADRIDSRPGPDGRPELVIVDYKTGRTGLDSDDARGSQALALYAYAAERVFRRPCRRVELHHLPTGTVAAHEHTQESLQRQLTRAEETARDIMAAERAVADGTDPDEAFPATAGPRCGWCDYRRTCPTGSQTPGKDPWSAVERFADSE is encoded by the coding sequence ATGCCGGAGCGCCTTTTCGTCTGCACACCCAGCAAGCTCGGCGCGTACGCCGACTGCCCCCGCCGCTACCGCTACTCCTACGTCGACCGCCCCGCCCCGCCCAAGGGGCCGCCGTGGGCGCACAACTCGCTCGGTGCCAGCGTCCACACCGCCCTGAAGAACTGGTACGCGCTCGCGCCGGACCGCCGCCGCCCGGAGGTGCTGGGCACGCTGCTCAAGGGCACCTGGGTGCGTGAGGGCTACCGCGACGACGAGCAGGAGCGGGACGCCTTCCGCCGGGCGCTGGCCTGGCTGGAGTCGTACGTGGCGGGGCTCGACCCGGCCGACGAGCCGGTCGGGGTGGAACGGGTGGTCGCCGTCAAGACCGGGGTGCTCGCGTTCAACGGCCGGGCCGACCGCATCGATTCCCGCCCCGGCCCGGACGGGCGGCCCGAGCTGGTCATCGTCGACTACAAGACCGGCCGCACCGGGCTGGACAGCGACGACGCCCGCGGCTCGCAGGCCCTGGCCCTCTACGCGTACGCGGCCGAGCGGGTGTTCCGCCGGCCCTGCCGCCGCGTCGAGTTGCATCACCTGCCCACCGGGACGGTCGCCGCGCACGAGCACACTCAGGAGTCGTTGCAGCGGCAGCTGACCCGGGCCGAGGAGACCGCCCGGGACATCATGGCCGCCGAGCGGGCGGTCGCCGACGGCACCGACCCGGACGAGGCGTTTCCCGCCACCGCGGGGCCGCGCTGCGGCTGGTGCGACTACCGGCGTACCTGTCCGACCGGCTCGCAGACGCCGGGCAAGGACCCGTGGTCGGCCGTGGAACGGTTCGCCGATTCGGAGTGA